From Anopheles darlingi chromosome 2, idAnoDarlMG_H_01, whole genome shotgun sequence, the proteins below share one genomic window:
- the LOC125951867 gene encoding homeobox protein 5 isoform X3, producing the protein MYCLCRSSKTIAVRVVLLDETDFLHELQDDLPGQALLDVVYARLNLIETAYFGIRYIDQDNQTHWLDPAARLSRQLKGGKVTFDLYFGVKFYACDPCKLVEEITRYQLYLQVKQDILQGRLPVSFELAAELGAYVVQAELGDYDPRKHPLGYVSEFRLLNNQTKEIECRIHELHIQLAGMSPSQAEFNYLDKVKWHDMYGVDLHPVLGEDSVEYFLGLTPGGIVVLRNKTTVAHYYWPRIAKVYYKGRYFMLRVCDKNNEVSTYGFETPKKSACKHLWKCCVEHHSFFRLVRVAPMQANGTLGSKYSGRSERQTSAKESLPGQQQQRAPPSFTRTPSRRQPRRTMNEMQMQLPPDDRMFDAPKYIQQEIKSISIPQPAQSFDSPYRSTCSIPAALNGMAGGGSKSSQSGAIAPPDSPRSTRSAPWMRSQQRGLFGINSSPKSVRSVSTRMSAPANGHSGNSNSGNNSRLRSSSVESHSSNESRSGRHRRRHRSRRVSDNESEMSRGSGRSGRSHNSHRKHRRHRSKNRRNRSDTESRDRSYSGHRRSTDSIELVDSGEQWLEVQRKQHSDAVPKAAVIKSSQVMKGTHPDSGIIQHHHHHRSRRHRKHRSPSDKIWSSELTKHLQFDLVDTAGMTEDQLREIPYTVVETTHAAKKPNTLKVHKTSHHSTTSLSSNHHHHQQQQQQHQQQQQHQQQQQQSQHQLHQLQSHSQHQQQSYHQANQHQQHHHHQQQQLQQQQGGHVTGNNRIDRIRDYGKGEGSLGENGVNGGSIRSASTISSSREYDRNSGLIRMMSSMSMGDFISPTGSSLSPLDSSGLRVSHEHTDSGLGADQDYAYSSERSSDSAKYGTNKSSGASVTSGHTKSSSSNNMKSHHHSTVSSRKPPLCPGRVAGPPTLPQAPPAGAITQQPQLQQQSPQGRELANKYSSVPGVHSANGSNSRLINTSNTHYQNNHYTFSLTRTNTHQHQQQQQLQRHNPINNPIGNGSLHGPRGHPLAGNGLSTSTYLDAVATLSSSATPYHYVFDGTGFRANVAGAPGSGYHPMAMGGGAGGGNIRGTKSDIGVPIRPKRHYQQYLQQQQQQQQQLHHQQYITSVHSASGRQNTNASDRKQHRLTAQTSSGLGKSIDYLENYKTGVERLQQQSNSLNNNNNNSISNNNHSLETFSGLLATGMCSSPSGVTRGSGSNQNVFNNNHSSALASQPFDANRNRPTSNGDGGSGQGVPSPGTPTRDDGRTSEGTGPIIMGEMSTEL; encoded by the exons GACGATCTACCGGGACAGGCACTGCTGGATGTCGTCTATGCACGGCTTAACCTCATCGAGACGGCCTACTTTGGTATTCGGTATATCGACCAGGACAACCAAACG CACTGGCTTGATCCGGCAGCGAGACTCTCCCGGCAGCTGAAGGGTGGCAAAGTGACGTTCGATCTGTACTTTGGCGTCAAGTTCTATGCCTGTGATCCGTGTAAGCTCGTCGAAGAAATCACTCG ATACCAACTGTACCTGCAGGTGAAACAGGACATCCTCCAGGGCCGTTTACCGGTTTCGTTCGAACTAGCGGCCGAACTCGGTGCCTACGTGGTCCAAG CCGAACTTGGTGACTATGATCCCCGGAAACATCCGCTAGGATATGTCTCGGAGTTCCGCCTATTGAACAACCAGACGAAGGAGATCGAATGCCGCATCCACGAGCTGCACATCCAGCTGGCCGGCATGTCACCGTCCCAGGCCGAGTTCAACTATTTGGACAAGGTGAAATGGCACGACATGTACGGTGTCGATCTACATCCGGTGCTG GGAGAGGACAGTGTGGAGTACTTCCTCGGATTGACACCGGGCGGGATTGTGGTGCTGCGGAACAAAACGACCGTCGCCCACTACTACTGGCCTCGGATAGCGAAGGTCTACTACAAAGGACGATACTTTATGCTTCGCGTCTGTGATAAGAAT AATGAAGTTAGTACGTACGGTTTCGAGACACCAAAAAAGAGCGCCTGCAAGCACCTGTGGAAGTGCTGCGTGGAGCACCATTCGTTCTTCCGCCTCGTTCGGGTAGCACCGATGCAGGCCAACGGAACACTGGGCAGCAAGTACAG TGGCCGCTCGGAGCGTCAGACATCAGCGAAGGAAAGCCTtcccgggcagcagcagcagcgagcgccaCCATCCTTCACCAGAACCCCTTCTCGTCGGCAACCGCGCCGAACGATGAACGAGATGCAGATGCAACTCCCACCGGATGACCGCATGTTCGATGCACCCAAATACATCCAGCAGGAAATCAAATCCATCTCCATACCTCAACCAGCACAATC GTTTGATAGTCCTTATCGCTCTACTTGCAGCATACCGGCTGCACTGAACGGTATGGCTGGTGGGGGTAGTAAATCGAGCCAGTCCGGTGCGATAGCGCCACCGGATTCACCGCGCAGTACACGGAGCGCCCCTTGGATGCGCTCCCAGCAGCGCGGTCTGTTCGGGATCAACTCGAGCCCCAAATCTGTCCGCTCGGTATCGACGAGAATGAGCGCACCGGCCAATGGCCACAGTggtaacagcaacagtggcaacaaCAGTCGTTTACGATCAAGTTCGGTCGAGAGTCACTCATCGAACGAATCACGATCTGGGCGCCACCGGCGTCGACATCGAAGCAGGCGCGTATCGGACAACGAGAGTGAGATGAGCCGTGGATCGGGCCGCTCCGGTCGATCACATAATTCGCACCGGAAACACCGACGCCACCGTTCGAAGAATCGACGTAATCGGTCGGATACGGAGAGCCGGGATCGAAGCTACTCCGGCCATCGACGATCAACCGATTCGATCGAGTTGGTCGATTCGGGCGAACAGTGGCTGGAGGTGCAGCGTAAGCAGCACTCCGATGCTGTCCCGAAGGCGGCAGTAATTAAGAGTAGCCAGGTGATGAAGGGTACCCATCCCGACTCGGGCATCAtacagcaccatcaccatcatcggagCCGACGGCACCGTAAGCACCGGTCACCGTCGGATAAGATCTGGTCGAGCGAGCTGACCAAGCATCTGCAGTTCGATCTGGTCGATACGGCTGGCATGACGGAGGATCAGCTGCGCGAGATACCGTACACGGTGGTGGAGACGACCCATGCGGCCAAGAAGCCCAACACGCTGAAGGTACACAAGACTAGTCATCACTCGACCACATCGCTGTCCtcgaaccatcaccatcatcaacaacagcaacagcagcaccagcagcagcagcagcaccaacagcaacagcagcaatcacagCACCAGCTACATCAGCTGCAATCACAttctcagcaccagcagcagtcttATCATCAAGCcaatcagcatcaacagcaccaccaccaccagcagcagcagctgcagcagcagcaaggtggACACGTGACCGGTAAcaatcggatcgatcggataAGGGATTACGGCAAGGGTGAGGGCAGTCTGGGCGAGAACGGTGTCAACGGTGGCTCGATACGATCGGCCAGCACGATAAGCTCGTCGCGGGAGTACGATCGCAACTCGGGACTTATAAG AATGATGTCCAGTATGAGCATGGGTGACTTCATATCGCCTACCGGATCAAGTCTGAGTCCACTGGACAGCTCGGGATTGCGAGTGTCCCACGAGCACACCGACTCGGGACTGGGAGCGGATCAGGACTATGCGTACTCCTCGGAAAG gTCGAGCGATAGTGCCAAGTATGGTACGAACAAATCGTCCGGAGCTTCCGTTACGTCCGGGCACACGAAATCGTCCTCGTCGAACAACATGAAGTcgcaccaccacagcacagtGAGTAGTAGGAAACCACCGCTCTGCCCCGGCCGCGTGGCCGGACCTCCCACATTGCCTCAGGCGCCCCCAGCCGGTGCTATCACACAGCAGccccagctccagcagcaatcGCCACAGGGCCGCGAGCTCGCAAACAAATACTCCTCGGTGCCTGGTGTACATAGCGCGAACGGCAGTAACAGTCGCTTGATTAACACTAGTAACACACACTATCAGAACAATCACTACACATTTAGTCTAACCCGGACCAAcactcaccagcaccagcagcagcaacagctgcagcgaCACAATCCGATTAACAATCCGATAGGCAACGGTAGTCTTCACGGTCCGCGGGGCCATCCACTCGCGGGGAATGGGTTAAGCACTAGCACCTATCTGGACGCGGTCGCCACACTCTCGTCATCGGCCACACCCTACCATTACGTTTTCGATGGTACCGGTTTCCGGGCGAACGTTGCCGGTGCCCCCGGAAGCGGTTACCatccgatggcgatgggcggtggtgctggtggtggcaataTCCGTGGTACCAAGTCCGATATCGGTGTTCCGATACGACCAAAGCGCCACTATCAACAGtacctccagcaacagcagcaacagcagcagcagctgcaccatcagcagtacATTACGAGTGTACATAGTGCCTCCGGTCGCCAAAACACGAACGCTAGCGACCGGAAGCAGCACCGTCTGACCGCACAGACGTCATCGGGGCTGGGCAAGTCGATCGACTATCTGGAAAACTATAAGACGGGCGTCGAGcggctccagcagcagagcaatagtttgaacaacaacaacaacaacagcatcagcaataaCAACCACAGTTTGGAAACGTTCAGCGGATTGCTCGCCACCGGGATGTGCTCCTCACCCTCTGGAGTCACCCGAGGATCTGGCAGTAACCAGAACGTGTTCAATAACAATCACTCATCGgcactggccagccagccgttcGATGCGAATCGCAACCGGCCGACGAGTAATGGGGACGGTGGGAGTGGCCAGGGTGTACCATCACCGGGTACACCGACCCGGGACGACGGTCGCACGAGTGAGGGCACT GGCCCAATAATTATGGGTGAGATGAGTACGGAACTGTAA
- the LOC125951867 gene encoding uncharacterized protein DDB_G0283357 isoform X1 — MYCLCRSSKTIAVRVVLLDETDFLHELQDDLPGQALLDVVYARLNLIETAYFGIRYIDQDNQTHWLDPAARLSRQLKGGKVTFDLYFGVKFYACDPCKLVEEITRYQLYLQVKQDILQGRLPVSFELAAELGAYVVQAELGDYDPRKHPLGYVSEFRLLNNQTKEIECRIHELHIQLAGMSPSQAEFNYLDKVKWHDMYGVDLHPVLGEDSVEYFLGLTPGGIVVLRNKTTVAHYYWPRIAKVYYKGRYFMLRVCDKNNEVSTYGFETPKKSACKHLWKCCVEHHSFFRLVRVAPMQANGTLGSKYSGRSERQTSAKESLPGQQQQRAPPSFTRTPSRRQPRRTMNEMQMQLPPDDRMFDAPKYIQQEIKSISIPQPAQSFDSPYRSTCSIPAALNGMAGGGSKSSQSGAIAPPDSPRSTRSAPWMRSQQRGLFGINSSPKSVRSVSTRMSAPANGHSGNSNSGNNSRLRSSSVESHSSNESRSGRHRRRHRSRRVSDNESEMSRGSGRSGRSHNSHRKHRRHRSKNRRNRSDTESRDRSYSGHRRSTDSIELVDSGEQWLEVQRKQHSDAVPKAAVIKSSQVMKGTHPDSGIIQHHHHHRSRRHRKHRSPSDKIWSSELTKHLQFDLVDTAGMTEDQLREIPYTVVETTHAAKKPNTLKVHKTSHHSTTSLSSNHHHHQQQQQQHQQQQQHQQQQQQSQHQLHQLQSHSQHQQQSYHQANQHQQHHHHQQQQLQQQQGGHVTGNNRIDRIRDYGKGEGSLGENGVNGGSIRSASTISSSREYDRNSGLIRMMSSMSMGDFISPTGSSLSPLDSSGLRVSHEHTDSGLGADQDYAYSSERSSDSAKYGTNKSSGASVTSGHTKSSSSNNMKSHHHSTVSSRKPPLCPGRVAGPPTLPQAPPAGAITQQPQLQQQSPQGRELANKYSSVPGVHSANGSNSRLINTSNTHYQNNHYTFSLTRTNTHQHQQQQQLQRHNPINNPIGNGSLHGPRGHPLAGNGLSTSTYLDAVATLSSSATPYHYVFDGTGFRANVAGAPGSGYHPMAMGGGAGGGNIRGTKSDIGVPIRPKRHYQQYLQQQQQQQQQLHHQQYITSVHSASGRQNTNASDRKQHRLTAQTSSGLGKSIDYLENYKTGVERLQQQSNSLNNNNNNSISNNNHSLETFSGLLATGMCSSPSGVTRGSGSNQNVFNNNHSSALASQPFDANRNRPTSNGDGGSGQGVPSPGTPTRDDGRTSEGTKPRTVCAGGNENGNMQTEAGTVRSPTSPTGQGSPAPPLVPPVYRRGSGGGIGGPSKATEVGSEVLGKMVGGGGGPQWGTAGATGTTGTGSPGRFAGVGKNITHRSSSLELILTPIIQSHRRAQ, encoded by the exons GACGATCTACCGGGACAGGCACTGCTGGATGTCGTCTATGCACGGCTTAACCTCATCGAGACGGCCTACTTTGGTATTCGGTATATCGACCAGGACAACCAAACG CACTGGCTTGATCCGGCAGCGAGACTCTCCCGGCAGCTGAAGGGTGGCAAAGTGACGTTCGATCTGTACTTTGGCGTCAAGTTCTATGCCTGTGATCCGTGTAAGCTCGTCGAAGAAATCACTCG ATACCAACTGTACCTGCAGGTGAAACAGGACATCCTCCAGGGCCGTTTACCGGTTTCGTTCGAACTAGCGGCCGAACTCGGTGCCTACGTGGTCCAAG CCGAACTTGGTGACTATGATCCCCGGAAACATCCGCTAGGATATGTCTCGGAGTTCCGCCTATTGAACAACCAGACGAAGGAGATCGAATGCCGCATCCACGAGCTGCACATCCAGCTGGCCGGCATGTCACCGTCCCAGGCCGAGTTCAACTATTTGGACAAGGTGAAATGGCACGACATGTACGGTGTCGATCTACATCCGGTGCTG GGAGAGGACAGTGTGGAGTACTTCCTCGGATTGACACCGGGCGGGATTGTGGTGCTGCGGAACAAAACGACCGTCGCCCACTACTACTGGCCTCGGATAGCGAAGGTCTACTACAAAGGACGATACTTTATGCTTCGCGTCTGTGATAAGAAT AATGAAGTTAGTACGTACGGTTTCGAGACACCAAAAAAGAGCGCCTGCAAGCACCTGTGGAAGTGCTGCGTGGAGCACCATTCGTTCTTCCGCCTCGTTCGGGTAGCACCGATGCAGGCCAACGGAACACTGGGCAGCAAGTACAG TGGCCGCTCGGAGCGTCAGACATCAGCGAAGGAAAGCCTtcccgggcagcagcagcagcgagcgccaCCATCCTTCACCAGAACCCCTTCTCGTCGGCAACCGCGCCGAACGATGAACGAGATGCAGATGCAACTCCCACCGGATGACCGCATGTTCGATGCACCCAAATACATCCAGCAGGAAATCAAATCCATCTCCATACCTCAACCAGCACAATC GTTTGATAGTCCTTATCGCTCTACTTGCAGCATACCGGCTGCACTGAACGGTATGGCTGGTGGGGGTAGTAAATCGAGCCAGTCCGGTGCGATAGCGCCACCGGATTCACCGCGCAGTACACGGAGCGCCCCTTGGATGCGCTCCCAGCAGCGCGGTCTGTTCGGGATCAACTCGAGCCCCAAATCTGTCCGCTCGGTATCGACGAGAATGAGCGCACCGGCCAATGGCCACAGTggtaacagcaacagtggcaacaaCAGTCGTTTACGATCAAGTTCGGTCGAGAGTCACTCATCGAACGAATCACGATCTGGGCGCCACCGGCGTCGACATCGAAGCAGGCGCGTATCGGACAACGAGAGTGAGATGAGCCGTGGATCGGGCCGCTCCGGTCGATCACATAATTCGCACCGGAAACACCGACGCCACCGTTCGAAGAATCGACGTAATCGGTCGGATACGGAGAGCCGGGATCGAAGCTACTCCGGCCATCGACGATCAACCGATTCGATCGAGTTGGTCGATTCGGGCGAACAGTGGCTGGAGGTGCAGCGTAAGCAGCACTCCGATGCTGTCCCGAAGGCGGCAGTAATTAAGAGTAGCCAGGTGATGAAGGGTACCCATCCCGACTCGGGCATCAtacagcaccatcaccatcatcggagCCGACGGCACCGTAAGCACCGGTCACCGTCGGATAAGATCTGGTCGAGCGAGCTGACCAAGCATCTGCAGTTCGATCTGGTCGATACGGCTGGCATGACGGAGGATCAGCTGCGCGAGATACCGTACACGGTGGTGGAGACGACCCATGCGGCCAAGAAGCCCAACACGCTGAAGGTACACAAGACTAGTCATCACTCGACCACATCGCTGTCCtcgaaccatcaccatcatcaacaacagcaacagcagcaccagcagcagcagcagcaccaacagcaacagcagcaatcacagCACCAGCTACATCAGCTGCAATCACAttctcagcaccagcagcagtcttATCATCAAGCcaatcagcatcaacagcaccaccaccaccagcagcagcagctgcagcagcagcaaggtggACACGTGACCGGTAAcaatcggatcgatcggataAGGGATTACGGCAAGGGTGAGGGCAGTCTGGGCGAGAACGGTGTCAACGGTGGCTCGATACGATCGGCCAGCACGATAAGCTCGTCGCGGGAGTACGATCGCAACTCGGGACTTATAAG AATGATGTCCAGTATGAGCATGGGTGACTTCATATCGCCTACCGGATCAAGTCTGAGTCCACTGGACAGCTCGGGATTGCGAGTGTCCCACGAGCACACCGACTCGGGACTGGGAGCGGATCAGGACTATGCGTACTCCTCGGAAAG gTCGAGCGATAGTGCCAAGTATGGTACGAACAAATCGTCCGGAGCTTCCGTTACGTCCGGGCACACGAAATCGTCCTCGTCGAACAACATGAAGTcgcaccaccacagcacagtGAGTAGTAGGAAACCACCGCTCTGCCCCGGCCGCGTGGCCGGACCTCCCACATTGCCTCAGGCGCCCCCAGCCGGTGCTATCACACAGCAGccccagctccagcagcaatcGCCACAGGGCCGCGAGCTCGCAAACAAATACTCCTCGGTGCCTGGTGTACATAGCGCGAACGGCAGTAACAGTCGCTTGATTAACACTAGTAACACACACTATCAGAACAATCACTACACATTTAGTCTAACCCGGACCAAcactcaccagcaccagcagcagcaacagctgcagcgaCACAATCCGATTAACAATCCGATAGGCAACGGTAGTCTTCACGGTCCGCGGGGCCATCCACTCGCGGGGAATGGGTTAAGCACTAGCACCTATCTGGACGCGGTCGCCACACTCTCGTCATCGGCCACACCCTACCATTACGTTTTCGATGGTACCGGTTTCCGGGCGAACGTTGCCGGTGCCCCCGGAAGCGGTTACCatccgatggcgatgggcggtggtgctggtggtggcaataTCCGTGGTACCAAGTCCGATATCGGTGTTCCGATACGACCAAAGCGCCACTATCAACAGtacctccagcaacagcagcaacagcagcagcagctgcaccatcagcagtacATTACGAGTGTACATAGTGCCTCCGGTCGCCAAAACACGAACGCTAGCGACCGGAAGCAGCACCGTCTGACCGCACAGACGTCATCGGGGCTGGGCAAGTCGATCGACTATCTGGAAAACTATAAGACGGGCGTCGAGcggctccagcagcagagcaatagtttgaacaacaacaacaacaacagcatcagcaataaCAACCACAGTTTGGAAACGTTCAGCGGATTGCTCGCCACCGGGATGTGCTCCTCACCCTCTGGAGTCACCCGAGGATCTGGCAGTAACCAGAACGTGTTCAATAACAATCACTCATCGgcactggccagccagccgttcGATGCGAATCGCAACCGGCCGACGAGTAATGGGGACGGTGGGAGTGGCCAGGGTGTACCATCACCGGGTACACCGACCCGGGACGACGGTCGCACGAGTGAGGGCACT AAACCGAGAACGGTCTGCGCCGGTGGGAATGAGAATGGCAACATGCAAACGGAAGCGGGCACGGTACGCTCGCCCACAAGCCCCACAGGTCAGGggtcaccggcaccgccacTAGTGCCACCGGTGTATCGGCGTGGTAGTGGCGGCGGCATTGGTGGTCCATCCAAAGCCACCGAGGTGGGCTCCGAGGTGCTTGGCAagatggtcggtggtggcggaggacCACAGTGGGGCACTGCCGGTGCAACCGGAACGACCGGCACTGGCAGTCCTGGTCGGTTCGCTGGTGTCGGTAAGAACATCACTCATCGTTCGTCCAGCTTAGAACTGATACTAACACCTATCATACAGAGCCACAGACG GGCCCAATAA